In Nerophis ophidion isolate RoL-2023_Sa linkage group LG12, RoL_Noph_v1.0, whole genome shotgun sequence, a single window of DNA contains:
- the LOC133562929 gene encoding prickle-like protein 1, which produces MSLAGATVVAAAVGYQGGGGARQRDLIMEQKVSKLTSGFQRSSTSDDDSGCALEEYAWVPPGLRPEQVQSYFSCLPEEKVPYVNSPGEKFRIKQLLYQLPPHDNEVRYCQSLGEEETKELLMFSIQRKKEALGRGTLKMLPRNRMHYICEQCGESINSGEMAVLASRSSPGMCWHPACFACSTCSQLLVDLIYFYHNGKIHCGRHHAELLKPRCAACDEIIFADECTEAEGRHWHMKHFSCYECETILGGQRYIMKDGRPYCCGCFESLYAEYCEACGEHIGVDNAQMTYEGLHWHATESCFSCAQCKSSLMGCPFLPHQGHIYCSKACSLGEDVHASDSSDSAFQSARSRDCRRSVRMGKSSRSADQCRQSLLFSPAVNYKVPGFSGNPDDTMTNKLTHLNLSDEHFWRERGEETEAPEDQGEEWAEHEDYMTQLLLKFGENGVFRQGNDSRPTDFWVAEREARLKQDSFKASSSGGEGRASLASKKYQADMYWAQSQDGLGDSAYGSHPGPASSRKIQELELDHGAGAGMGDESRWYGGSLECITDKFKKTNQSVRDSMDSLALSNITGISVDGDSKDRPVVYSMPGFHDLETEDCEKTSNMGTLNSSMLHRSANSLKSLASEHEDEVEGNIAEEAAQLPDDRPKPHLPALRRTRSQSRQQQVKFSDDVVDRYGDPPVRQPPMSERTRRRAFHFEEQGQEVHSGGRSNHHHRRRRSRKSRSDNALNLLPKDRGYKADHRGHRRDEAFHGPAGAMSDYRLQGSAMGRFLDLCGEDDDWCSTCSSSSSDSEEEGFFLGQPIPQPRPLRHYYTEDLPSPVGAMSSPPYGQRTKSKKKGRKGKNCIIS; this is translated from the exons ATGAGCCTGGCGGGCGCAACAGTGGTGGCGGCGGCGGTGGGCTATCAGGGCGGAGGAGGGGCGCGCCAGAGAGATTTGATCATGGAGCAGAAAGTCAGCAAACTGACGTCCGGCTTCCAGCGCAGTTCCACCTCGGACGATGACTCGGGCTGCGCGCTGGAGGAGTACGCCTGGGTACCGCCCGGTCTTCGCCCTGAGCAG GTCCAGTCCTACTTCTCCTGCCTGCCCGAGGAGAAGGTTCCGTACGTCAACAGTCCGGGCGAGAAGTTCCGCATCAAGCAGCTCCTCTATCAGCTGCCACCGCACGACAACGAG GTCCGTTATTGCCAGTCCCTAGGTGAGGAAGAGACCAAGGAGCTACTTATGTTCAGCATCCAGAGGAAAAAGGAGGCCCTGGGGAGAGGAACGCTCAAAATGTTGCCCCGCAATCGCATGCACTACATTTGTGAGCAG TGCGGCGAGAGCATCAACAGCGGTGAAATGGCGGTGTTAGCGTCCAGGTCGAGCCCTGGAATGTGCTGGCACCCGGCGTGCTTTGCCTGCTCCACATGTAGCCAACTGCTGGTGGATTTGATCTACTTCTACCACAACGGCAAGATCCACTGCGGAAGGCACCACGCCGAGCTCCTCAAACCTCGGTGTGCCGCCTGCGACGAG ATTATATTCGCTGACGAGTGCACAGAGGCTGAGGGGCGACATTGGCACATGAAGCACTTCTCCTGCTACGAGTGCGAGACCATCCTGGGGGGACAGCGCTACATCATGAAGGACGGAAGGCCCTACTGTTGTGGCTGCTTCGAGTCTCTGTACGCAGAGTACTGCGAGGCTTGTGGAGAACACATCG GTGTTGACAACGCCCAGATGACCTACGAAGGCCTCCACTGGCACGCGACTGAGAGCTGCTTTAGCTGTGCCCAGTGCAAAAGCTCCCTCATGGGCTGCCCCTTCCTGCCCCACCAGGGTCACATCTACTGCTCGAAAGCCTGCAGTCTGGGAGAGGACGTGCATGCCTCGGATTCCTCCGACTCAGCCTTTCAGTCGGCGCGCTCGCGGGACTGTCGTCGCAGCGTCCGCATGGGTAAGAGCAGCCGATCGGCCGATCAGTGTCGACAGTCGCTCCTCTTTTCGCCGGCGGTCAACTACAAAGTTCCTGGATTCAGTGGAAACCCTGACGACACCATGACCAACAAGCTCACCCATTTGAACTTATCGGACGAGCATTTCTGGAGAGAGCGTGGTGAGGAGACAGAGGCACCTGAAGATCAGGGGGAGGAGTGGGCAGAGCACGAAGACTACATGACTCAGCTACtattgaaatttggggaaaatggAGTCTTCAGACAGGGCAATGACTCCAGACCCACAGATTTTTGGGTTGCGGAAAGAGAAGCGAGGTTGAAACAGGACTCCTTCAAAGCCAGTAGCAGCGGTGGAGAAGGAAGAGCAAGTCTGGCCAGCAAGAAGTACCAGGCCGACATGTACTGGGCCCAGTCACAGGACGGGCTCGGGGATTCGGCCTACGGTAGTCATCCGGGTCCGGCTAGCAGCAGAAAGATCCAAGAGTTGGAGCTAGACCACGGAGCTGGAGCAGGGATGGGAGATGAGTCGCGGTGGTACGGTGGCTCTTTGGAGTGCATCACAGACAAATTCAAGAAGACCAATCAGAGTGTCCGAGACTCCATGGACTCACTGGCTCTCTCCAACATTACTG GCATCTCAGTTGATGGTGACAGCAAAGACAGACCTGTGGTGTACTCCATGCCAGGCTTCCACGACCTGGAGACAGAGGACTGTGAGAAAACCAGCAACATGGGAACACTCAACTCCTCCATGTTACACAGGAGTGCTAATTCCCTGAAGAGCCTTGCATCCGAGCACGAGGACGAAGTGGAGGGAAACATCGCAGAAGAAGCGGCCCAACTTCCAGACGACAGACCGAAGCCACACCTGCCTGCTCTGAGGAGAACACGCTCGCAATCGAGGCAGCAGCAGGTGAAATTCTCAGACGACGTGGTAGACCGTTACGGAGATCCCCCGGTGCGGCAGCCTCCGATGAGTGAACGGACTCGCCGCAGAGCGTTCCACTTTGAGGAACAGGGTCAGGAGGTTCACTCCGGGGGCCGGAGCAATCACCACCACAGAAGGCGTCGCAGTCGCAAGTCTCGCTCCGACAACGCTCTCAACCTTCTGCCTAAAGACCGGGGCTACAAGGCGGACCACAGAGGGCATCGGCGAGACGAAGCCTTCCATGGTCCCGCCGGCGCCATGTCAGACTACAGGCTTCAGGGCTCCGCCATGGGGAGGTTCCTAGATCTGTGCGGCGAGGATGACGACTGGTGCTCTACCTGCTCGTCCTCTTCTTCGGATTCTGAGGAAGAGGGCTTCTTCCTGGGTCAGCCTATACCTCAGCCCAGGCCACTTAGACACTACTATACCGAAGACTTGCCTAGCCCTGTGGGAGCCATGTCCTCCCCTCCATATGGCCAACGGACTAAATCCAAAAAGAAAGGGCGAAAGGGGAAAAACTGTATTATTTCATAG